A region of Brevundimonas sp. NIBR10 DNA encodes the following proteins:
- a CDS encoding DUF2946 family protein, with protein MTRSQADNWSIMRSLAFLAATFAITFASLMPFAALAAAVPGQPIVFCSAEGVHTIAVGMDGEHGGSKGLAGVKCAACLLVAPAALPDAPVVAPLSAGITRPAQVFVAINDRPRPPARAPPRPPSTAPPQA; from the coding sequence GTGACCCGCTCCCAGGCCGACAATTGGTCGATCATGCGCTCGCTGGCCTTCCTGGCCGCGACGTTCGCGATCACGTTCGCCAGCCTGATGCCTTTCGCGGCCCTGGCGGCGGCGGTGCCGGGCCAGCCCATCGTGTTCTGCTCGGCGGAGGGCGTCCACACCATTGCCGTGGGTATGGACGGCGAGCACGGTGGGTCCAAGGGACTGGCCGGGGTCAAATGCGCCGCCTGTCTGCTGGTCGCCCCCGCGGCCCTGCCCGACGCCCCCGTCGTGGCTCCCCTGTCGGCGGGAATCACCCGCCCGGCCCAGGTCTTCGTGGCCATCAATGATCGGCCCCGTCCGCCCGCGCGTGCGCCGCCTAGGCCGCCCTCGACCGCACCGCCCCAAGCCTGA
- a CDS encoding copper chaperone PCu(A)C, translated as MNRLLLPVVFLALAACTPTPKIPSKVAVADILCRPTLNGRDVTGCYLTLTAERDDRLVSVSSPAAGTAQIHEMKVEDGMMKMTELKDGLPLPAGQPVSLAPGGNHIMLMALTQPLSVGDQVSLTLSFEHAQQIGVRAIVSQPAVAAKSPDTAG; from the coding sequence ATGAATCGCCTGCTCCTCCCCGTCGTTTTTCTCGCGCTCGCCGCCTGCACGCCCACACCCAAGATTCCGTCCAAGGTCGCTGTGGCCGACATCCTGTGTCGACCGACACTCAATGGTCGCGATGTCACCGGCTGCTACCTGACCCTGACCGCCGAGCGTGACGACCGGCTGGTCTCGGTCAGTTCGCCGGCGGCCGGTACCGCCCAGATCCATGAGATGAAGGTCGAAGACGGCATGATGAAGATGACCGAATTGAAGGACGGCCTGCCCCTGCCCGCCGGCCAACCCGTGTCGCTCGCACCAGGGGGCAACCACATCATGCTGATGGCGCTGACCCAGCCGCTGTCCGTCGGCGATCAGGTGTCCCTGACCCTCAGCTTCGAGCACGCCCAGCAGATCGGCGTGCGCGCGATCGTCAGCCAACCCGCGGTCGCCGCCAAGAGTCCCGACACAGCGGGATAG
- a CDS encoding SOS response-associated peptidase family protein, whose protein sequence is MCASFQARANVTQLVRIFEAAGAPIEFSDGLPNIAPLDEVRPTDSAMAVRAMSEAATVLSPMRFGFPPPAPKRPPIINFRSEGREFENRASGGRCIVPVTGFYEFTGDKYPKTRWLLSGANQEVLGLAAVWRSGADGTAFSLLTAEPGPDVAPYHDRGVLPLAPADWADWLFARRPAADLLAPPPAGTLKVEAAPRPSKA, encoded by the coding sequence ATGTGCGCCTCGTTTCAGGCCAGGGCCAACGTGACCCAACTGGTTCGCATCTTCGAGGCGGCGGGGGCCCCGATCGAGTTCTCGGACGGCCTGCCCAACATCGCCCCGCTGGACGAGGTTCGGCCCACCGATTCGGCGATGGCAGTGCGGGCCATGAGCGAGGCCGCAACGGTCCTGTCGCCGATGCGGTTCGGCTTCCCGCCGCCGGCACCCAAGCGTCCGCCGATCATCAATTTCCGCTCCGAAGGCCGGGAGTTCGAGAACCGCGCCTCGGGCGGCCGCTGCATCGTGCCGGTGACGGGCTTCTATGAGTTCACGGGCGACAAATATCCCAAGACGCGCTGGCTGTTGTCGGGCGCGAACCAGGAGGTGCTCGGCCTCGCCGCCGTCTGGAGATCAGGGGCGGACGGCACCGCCTTCTCCCTGTTGACCGCAGAGCCGGGGCCGGACGTCGCCCCCTATCACGATCGCGGTGTGCTGCCGCTCGCTCCCGCCGACTGGGCTGACTGGCTGTTCGCGCGGCGACCGGCGGCGGACCTGCTGGCACCACCCCCGGCGGGGACGCTCAAGGTCGAGGCGGCGCCACGGCCGTCCAAGGCATAA
- a CDS encoding hemolysin family protein: MLLIAIVVVLLLVVLNGLFAMTELAVVSSRRSKLQSRAERGDRGARAALKLSENPTHFLSAVQVGITLIGILAGAFGQAAIAGELNLILEATFPALAAYTEIFSTLLVVICITYVSLIVGELVPKRLALIFPETIAAKMAAPISTVAIVLHPFVVLLTASTSGILKLMGVKDRDGSDVTQEEVETMIAEGTASGLIEPEEQTMIEEILRLGDRPIRVAMTPRHEVFWVALDDSEAVLREEVRTCPYSRIVVAKENDVDNPLGVVHKKDLLDSLLDNGEFNIEKHVQLPAFIPQSTSVLKALEILKASKVHMAFLVDEFGAFEGVVTATDLLEMIAGDFDEGHDDADVSVREREDGSWLVDGQTDLDELSDVLGEDFGETEGFHTVAGLVLHHLSRVPDEGEILQLGRFEVEVVDMDDRRIDKLIFKQVVNPEDEKKAVAEHYEG, encoded by the coding sequence CGCGCGTGCCGCCTTGAAGCTGTCCGAGAACCCGACTCATTTCCTCTCTGCGGTCCAGGTCGGCATTACCCTGATTGGAATTCTGGCCGGTGCGTTTGGTCAGGCCGCAATCGCGGGTGAACTCAACCTCATCCTTGAGGCGACGTTCCCGGCGCTGGCCGCCTACACGGAAATCTTTTCGACGTTGCTGGTCGTCATCTGCATCACCTATGTGTCGCTGATCGTCGGCGAACTGGTGCCCAAGCGGCTGGCGCTCATCTTTCCCGAGACGATTGCTGCCAAGATGGCGGCACCCATTTCGACCGTAGCAATCGTTCTGCATCCCTTCGTCGTGCTGCTGACCGCTTCAACCTCGGGCATCCTCAAGCTGATGGGCGTCAAGGACCGCGACGGGTCCGACGTCACCCAGGAGGAGGTCGAGACCATGATCGCCGAGGGTACGGCCTCGGGTCTGATCGAGCCCGAAGAACAGACGATGATCGAGGAGATTCTGCGTCTGGGCGACCGGCCGATCCGCGTCGCCATGACGCCGCGCCATGAGGTCTTCTGGGTCGCGCTGGACGATTCGGAGGCGGTACTGCGCGAGGAGGTCCGCACCTGTCCCTATTCGCGGATCGTGGTGGCCAAGGAGAATGACGTCGATAACCCGCTGGGCGTGGTCCACAAGAAGGACTTGCTGGACAGCCTGCTGGACAACGGCGAGTTCAATATCGAGAAACACGTCCAACTCCCGGCCTTCATCCCGCAATCGACCTCGGTGCTCAAGGCGCTGGAAATCCTGAAGGCCTCAAAGGTCCATATGGCCTTTCTGGTCGACGAGTTCGGTGCCTTCGAGGGCGTGGTGACGGCGACGGACCTGTTGGAGATGATCGCCGGCGACTTCGACGAAGGCCACGACGACGCCGACGTCAGCGTGCGCGAGCGCGAGGACGGCAGCTGGCTGGTGGACGGCCAGACCGACCTGGATGAACTGTCCGACGTGCTGGGCGAGGATTTCGGCGAGACCGAAGGCTTCCACACCGTTGCCGGACTGGTCCTGCACCACCTGTCGCGCGTGCCCGACGAGGGCGAGATCCTGCAACTGGGCCGGTTCGAGGTCGAGGTCGTCGATATGGACGACCGCCGGATCGACAAGCTGATCTTCAAGCAGGTCGTCAATCCGGAAGACGAGAAGAAGGCGGTCGCAGAACACTACGAGGGTTGA
- a CDS encoding PepSY domain-containing protein: protein MSGNDTSGVASAAPLSGAYRAVWRWHFYAGLLVLPFLMLMALTGGLYLFKTEIDGLAYRSLSHVEARAQTASPDRWIAAAETGTGGKVANVLVPARPDEAARLTVKLPDGGKRTAFVDPHDARLIGVTPFGGVMETVKRLHSLVLLGSWANYVVEIVAGWAIILVATGIFMWWPRGHQVGVTTLKATDPKRRPFWRDLHAVTGLYAGAVIAFLAVTGMPWSAFWGDQYMAYVKEHGLGRPKPPAGAFAHAEHQDAPVGVGWTMEGLVMHGDHVMPAPAPATLSTVIDAANSRELARPYTVSIPTDPTVAWTAARVVDRVEDTRILYIQPGTGTVQADVAYGQFGVGAKAFEWGIAVHEGRQYGWINRYVMLGGCIAVWLLAISGVVMWWKRRPPRLAKGRLGAPEAPADPRTRAAVLGIVLPLGILFPLTGLSLVMALLADVTVRRLRSASVRP from the coding sequence ATGTCCGGCAACGATACCTCGGGAGTGGCTTCGGCCGCTCCCCTCTCGGGGGCCTATCGCGCGGTCTGGCGCTGGCATTTCTACGCCGGACTGCTGGTCCTGCCCTTCCTGATGCTGATGGCCCTGACGGGGGGGCTTTATCTGTTCAAGACCGAGATCGACGGCCTGGCCTACCGGTCCCTGTCCCATGTCGAGGCGCGGGCCCAGACCGCATCGCCCGACCGCTGGATCGCCGCCGCGGAGACGGGAACGGGCGGCAAGGTCGCCAATGTTCTGGTTCCCGCCAGACCCGACGAGGCGGCCCGGTTGACGGTCAAACTGCCGGACGGCGGCAAGCGCACCGCCTTCGTCGACCCTCACGACGCCCGCCTGATCGGCGTGACGCCGTTCGGCGGCGTGATGGAGACGGTGAAACGGCTCCACAGCCTGGTCCTGCTGGGATCGTGGGCCAACTATGTCGTCGAGATCGTCGCAGGCTGGGCCATCATCCTGGTGGCCACCGGCATCTTCATGTGGTGGCCACGCGGGCATCAGGTCGGGGTGACGACCCTCAAGGCGACCGATCCGAAACGCCGCCCCTTCTGGCGCGATCTGCACGCCGTGACGGGCCTGTACGCAGGGGCGGTGATTGCCTTCCTCGCGGTGACCGGCATGCCCTGGTCCGCCTTCTGGGGTGATCAATACATGGCCTATGTCAAGGAACACGGTCTGGGCCGGCCCAAGCCACCCGCCGGTGCCTTCGCCCACGCCGAGCACCAAGACGCGCCGGTTGGTGTCGGCTGGACCATGGAGGGGTTGGTCATGCATGGCGACCACGTCATGCCCGCCCCCGCCCCGGCCACGCTGTCGACCGTGATCGACGCAGCAAACAGCAGAGAACTGGCGCGACCCTATACCGTCTCCATCCCGACCGACCCGACCGTCGCCTGGACCGCCGCGCGCGTCGTGGATCGGGTCGAGGATACCCGCATCCTCTATATCCAGCCGGGAACGGGCACAGTTCAGGCCGACGTCGCCTATGGCCAGTTCGGCGTGGGCGCAAAGGCCTTCGAGTGGGGCATCGCCGTACACGAAGGCCGCCAGTATGGCTGGATCAATCGCTATGTGATGCTCGGCGGCTGTATCGCCGTCTGGCTTCTGGCGATCAGCGGTGTCGTCATGTGGTGGAAACGCCGACCGCCCCGGTTGGCCAAGGGCCGGCTGGGCGCGCCCGAGGCTCCGGCCGATCCCCGCACCCGCGCGGCGGTGCTCGGCATCGTGCTGCCGCTGGGCATTCTCTTTCCGCTGACGGGGTTGAGCCTGGTCATGGCCCTGCTCGCCGACGTCACCGTGCGTCGTCTCCGATCCGCATCCGTGCGTCCCTGA
- a CDS encoding TonB-dependent receptor — MSLKTTAAPRALFMTLGAAALGMTALPTAAAAAAQTVVQGPSTQLDEIIVTGARNPEDPPVVADARRRLSRTPGAVAVVSAESLQDRYAPNIADALRDVPGVYAQKKWGGDVRISIRGSGIGNANHLRGLFVSQDGIPFNEADGYGDVQMIDPLLARYTEVYKGGNALRFGGSLLGGAVNLVTPNGASIGHTASVRADYGSWQTARVHAEVGGVRGDWDGYLGVTGATAEGWRQNSDGQQQYITANVGRSFGEDREVRLIVQGAYIHQQIPGSLTLALALSTPVMPAAANVANDYQRDYASARTTLSTKWRLSPGLLFEGAVYGTWKDLHHPIFQVIDQQSRNYGAFGRLDWEGRLFGLRADAFGGAWYRVGDLDAQQFVNVRGSSGTRTAKARQNAEALDVFGEGRLFVTDSVALVAGGAVGRAERDYQSFALPGVASTFNLTTGKDYEWFAPRVGLLWEGTSGAQAYANVTRSIEPPNFGSLSPTVGGFAAIEAQEAWTYEAGVRGRNTQFSWDVAVYRAELDNELLTFIVNPALGIPAATFNAGPTVHQGIEAGLDWRFAPGWRLRQTYSYSNFFFDGDKAYGNNDLPLVPPHLYRAELRYDHPAQGRWGGWFIAPSVESTPSDSWVDYQNTLKAPGYTILNLGFGWTVSEKTRLFVDARNLTDERYVSNFGAVTDARVASTAVFWPGEGVSAFIGLRIDY, encoded by the coding sequence ATGTCTCTCAAGACCACCGCAGCGCCACGCGCGCTGTTCATGACGCTGGGTGCCGCCGCGCTCGGCATGACCGCCCTGCCCACCGCCGCCGCCGCCGCCGCCCAGACAGTCGTTCAGGGCCCCTCCACCCAGTTGGACGAGATCATCGTCACCGGAGCCCGCAACCCCGAAGATCCGCCCGTGGTCGCCGACGCTCGTCGCCGCCTGTCGCGCACGCCCGGCGCCGTCGCCGTGGTCTCGGCCGAAAGCCTCCAGGATCGCTACGCGCCCAACATCGCCGACGCCCTGCGCGACGTGCCCGGCGTCTACGCCCAGAAGAAATGGGGCGGCGATGTCCGCATCTCCATCCGCGGGTCCGGCATCGGCAACGCCAACCACCTGCGCGGCCTGTTCGTGTCGCAGGACGGCATTCCGTTCAACGAAGCCGACGGATATGGCGACGTCCAGATGATCGATCCCCTGCTCGCCCGCTACACCGAGGTCTACAAGGGCGGCAATGCCCTGCGCTTCGGCGGGTCCCTGCTGGGCGGGGCGGTCAACCTGGTCACGCCGAACGGTGCCAGCATCGGCCACACGGCCAGCGTCCGTGCCGACTACGGCTCCTGGCAGACCGCACGGGTTCACGCCGAGGTCGGCGGTGTTCGCGGCGACTGGGACGGCTATCTCGGCGTCACCGGCGCGACCGCCGAGGGCTGGCGCCAGAATTCGGACGGCCAGCAGCAATATATCACCGCCAATGTCGGACGCAGCTTCGGCGAGGACCGCGAGGTCCGGCTGATCGTCCAGGGGGCCTATATCCACCAGCAGATCCCCGGCTCCCTGACCCTGGCCCTGGCGCTGAGCACCCCGGTGATGCCCGCCGCGGCCAACGTCGCCAACGACTATCAACGCGACTACGCCTCGGCCCGCACCACCCTGTCGACGAAGTGGCGGCTGTCGCCCGGCCTGCTGTTCGAGGGGGCCGTCTACGGCACCTGGAAGGATCTGCACCATCCGATCTTCCAGGTCATCGACCAGCAGAGCCGCAACTACGGCGCCTTTGGTCGGCTGGACTGGGAGGGCCGGCTGTTCGGCCTGCGCGCCGACGCCTTCGGCGGGGCCTGGTACCGGGTCGGTGACCTGGACGCCCAGCAGTTCGTCAATGTGCGCGGTTCCAGCGGCACCCGCACCGCCAAGGCCCGCCAGAACGCCGAGGCGCTGGATGTGTTCGGCGAGGGCCGCCTATTCGTCACCGACAGCGTCGCCCTGGTCGCCGGCGGGGCCGTTGGCCGGGCTGAACGGGACTATCAGAGCTTCGCCCTGCCCGGCGTCGCCTCGACCTTCAACCTGACCACGGGCAAGGACTATGAGTGGTTCGCGCCACGCGTCGGACTGTTGTGGGAAGGCACATCGGGGGCCCAGGCCTATGCCAACGTCACCCGCTCGATCGAGCCGCCCAACTTCGGCTCCCTGTCCCCCACCGTCGGCGGCTTCGCGGCGATCGAGGCACAAGAGGCCTGGACGTACGAGGCGGGCGTTCGGGGTCGCAACACGCAGTTCTCGTGGGACGTCGCGGTCTATCGCGCCGAGCTGGACAACGAACTCCTGACCTTCATCGTCAATCCCGCCCTTGGCATCCCGGCGGCAACCTTCAACGCCGGGCCCACGGTGCATCAGGGCATCGAGGCGGGGCTGGACTGGCGGTTCGCGCCCGGCTGGCGGTTGCGCCAGACCTACAGCTATTCGAACTTCTTCTTCGACGGCGACAAGGCGTACGGCAACAACGACCTGCCGCTGGTCCCGCCGCATCTGTACCGGGCCGAGTTGCGCTATGACCACCCAGCTCAAGGAAGATGGGGCGGCTGGTTCATCGCCCCGTCGGTGGAATCGACCCCCTCCGACAGCTGGGTCGACTACCAGAACACGCTGAAGGCCCCCGGCTATACCATCCTGAACCTCGGCTTCGGCTGGACGGTCAGCGAGAAGACCCGCCTGTTCGTCGATGCACGCAACCTGACCGACGAGCGCTATGTCTCCAACTTCGGGGCGGTGACGGATGCCCGCGTCGCCTCCACCGCCGTCTTCTGGCCGGGCGAAGGCGTCTCGGCCTTCATCGGTCTGCGGATCGACTACTGA
- the pth gene encoding aminoacyl-tRNA hydrolase, whose protein sequence is MIIIAGLGNPGAKYQNNRHNIGFMAIDEIARRWRFGTERAKFQSVIAEGEVEGAKVLLMKPQTFMNQSGKAVGEAARFYKIPVKDIIVFHDEIDLAPGRFRMKTGGGAAGQNGVRSLISHLGADFRRARMGIGHPGEANLVMPHVLGDFHKVEQPWLEALLRACADALPFAIAGEDERYQGEVLRLAPAPKFSPRQQARGE, encoded by the coding sequence ATGATCATCATCGCCGGCCTGGGCAATCCGGGCGCCAAATATCAGAACAACCGGCACAACATCGGCTTCATGGCGATCGACGAGATCGCGCGTCGGTGGCGGTTCGGGACCGAGCGGGCCAAGTTCCAGTCAGTGATCGCCGAGGGCGAGGTCGAGGGCGCCAAGGTGCTGCTGATGAAGCCCCAGACCTTCATGAACCAGAGCGGCAAAGCGGTCGGCGAGGCCGCGCGGTTCTACAAGATCCCGGTCAAGGACATCATCGTCTTCCACGACGAGATCGACCTGGCCCCAGGCCGGTTCCGCATGAAGACCGGCGGCGGGGCGGCGGGCCAGAACGGGGTGCGGTCGCTGATCAGCCACCTGGGCGCCGACTTCCGACGCGCCCGCATGGGGATCGGCCATCCGGGCGAGGCGAACCTGGTCATGCCGCACGTGCTCGGCGACTTCCACAAGGTCGAGCAGCCGTGGCTGGAGGCCCTGCTGCGCGCCTGCGCCGACGCCCTGCCCTTCGCCATCGCAGGCGAAGACGAACGCTATCAGGGCGAGGTGCTGCGCCTGGCCCCGGCACCCAAATTCAGCCCGAGGCAACAGGCGCGGGGCGAATAG